The Tripterygium wilfordii isolate XIE 37 chromosome 1, ASM1340144v1, whole genome shotgun sequence sequence taattatattgatataattaactttttttatcaaatcactttcaatagaTAATATAGCTAaattatttagtattttttgtgactattataatattaataatctaatactttttcaaaaatatggggTCTAAGCAACAATTCTTCTCAGCCGCCTCAGGAACGCCTCGGTGTCAAATTGTAGAAAAGACTTGGCAAATGCGACAAAACACACATCCTTTGCTGTGAAAATTCCCTCATTGGGGCTTGGAAAAGTCAATGTCACGTGTCATCATCACGTGCCAATATGCTTTTCATATGAGTAATGGCTGTGACTTCACTAGTATATATAAAATGAATTATCTTCGTTAATTTGTTTTACTAAGCAAAATacaaatgaatgaaatgatcAATCACAATCACTACACCTAAATCTGAATTTGGAGCTCTGTAATTagtttaaaattataaagtttACGATTGAAATTTAATGGTTTGAAAGGTGTGCCACatcacatcatttttttttaaaatttttaaaacttgtttaAATTTTTCTCCACTATtagatatgaattgtagactccAAGGAATTGCGCGCGAAGCTCCCAAATCCTTTGTAAATGGGTCTTGTATTCTATTTTGCATGATAAAAAACCCGGAACTAGTCTGAAAAAATCCACACCATCAGCTCTTGTAAAGAATCTCTAAATTAAAGGGTGGCTATAATGCTTGAGgcctccaattttttttttacccccAATGCATGTGGAGTGTTAAATATTAAGTGGGGTCCTACATGTAtacttttaatcaatgattatcacACATAACACGTAGGATTTGGTCAAAaactttgaagaatttgagaggGATGAGAATAAGGAggtgagaagtagaagaagcaTGTGAGAGAGATTTGGCCCAATCCACTTAATGTATTGTCCACGTTTTGGGCATAAGCCCCAAGTGACTTTGTCCTTTAAAGGTCCTCAAGTGTTTGAAAGGTCCTCAAGTATTTGACGTTAGACTCACACTTATAAAtcatatcgttaccttacacGAAAATCGATATGAGATTTTTTACATGTTTGAATAAATATCAACATGTCTGCCTCtgaaaaatcaaattaacatGTTTTAAGATTGTTATTTATCAATTACGTATGCATGCACGTCAGtatttgaattatatatattaaaattaaagaaTGTCAAGAAAATATTTGTGGATCTATTATCTCTAATATTTTTTCCTCATGAACTTtgaagagatgataaaaaaaaacaatcttaGTCAATGAAGAGTTGATGAAACATCTTCGTTAAACAATGTCATCATCAATGGAGGGCAACCTAccattttggagagaagagaaaaaaaaatatcaaaatttgaCTTAATTTCTCGGTCAATTTAATGTTGATTTGTACCAAGgtaaataataatgattttttagcAAATTAATCAAAGATTCCCCTTGATTAATCaagttgaaattaattttttagtgAAAAAGTTTGGTGGGGTTGGTGGGTATGAAAACATACAATGTACATATACATGTAAAACTAATAACAATCGATCATGTACAAAATCAAAATTaggtgtacatatatatatatatcactgcaGAGTTAGTATAATCGTCTGTTTAATGTTGGTGTGTCACCACCAATAATGTAACCAATTTCATGtgtgtatataactatatatatgtataaaaccGACCGTTGACATCCCTACATATCAATTGAAATTTAAAACACCAattcttttattaatttaacATACATACACAGAAGCATGATACAATAACAAAACACAACTCATCTCCAACCATCCCCAAGTATAGAGACTAGGACTTCAAGTGGAAATTGAAGACGTAAATTTAGTTAAGTACatgatatgaaagagattaaaaaaaagaagaagaagaaagaaagacaaacaGTAATTAACGTCTTGTTTAGCAAGAAAAGGGATGGAATCGGAGAATTGGACGGCACTGAAGAGGCTCGGCGAGCTTCAAATGCAAGCCGGCTTGCGGTTCCATATTCACTCTATCTCCATCTTTGCCAACCTTCCAATCAAAGCATTGAACCATTGATGCAACAGTAGTGTTCATCAAGGTAAGTGCTAGGGTTGCACCAGGACACATTCTCCTTCCAGCACCAAACGCCACGAAATTGAAGTTTTGATGCgccttttctttatttgaagACAAGAACCTTTCAGGGATGAATTCATTTGGATTTTCCCAAGCTTCAGGGTCTCTCATTATGGCATAGAAATTGAAAACTACCATAATGTCTCTTGGTATGTCAAAGCCTCTGAGTTCACAAGCTTCATGCGTTCTTCTTGGTAATAGAGGCCCTGGTGGGTATAGTCTTAGTGTTTCCTTCACAACAGCTTGTAAGTATGGAAGATTTGGAAGATCTGTTTCTTCAACAAGTCTTTTGTTTCCAACAACTGAATCTATCTCTTCTCTTGCTTTCTTCATGACTTCTGGGTGATTGATTAGATTTGCCATTACCCATTCCATTGAATCTGTAGATGTACTTGTTCCTGCAAGGAAGAGATCCTGCAAGAGccaaattaataatcaaatttAGTCCCAAATAAGTATAAATCTCACAGTTGTCATGTTTACTACTTCAACTTTAAACAAGAAAATTTAATTTCATTACCAAAATGAAGGCTTTGATCTGGTTCTTGTTGATCTTGAACTCAGCTTTCTCATCATGATAGGCTTCCAATAGAATATCCATCAAATCTTTATCTTCCCTGTCAACACCACCATCTCTCTTTGCTCTCTCTTCATGCTCCTTCCAAATCCTCTCCAACAACTCATCACACTTCCTATTAATCTCTCTATCCTCTTTTCCATACATCCAAACACCAAGTTTCTTCAAAGGCCCTGCCATGTTTACCATCGCCAACTTCATCCCCAACTCCAACGACCCATCGATGAGCTCCTTAATCTTCTCAGCCTCATTATCTTCCTCAGAACACCTTGTGCTCAAAGCCATCCTACATATAGTATTATTCGTCAGCTTCATCAACTCCGTCCCCAAACTAAAAACCTCGCTTTCCTGTGCTTTTTCTAATACTTTCTTTAAGTATCGGTGTAGCTCCTCTCTTCTAACGTTGTGAGACCTCTGGAGCTGTTTGGATCCGAGAAGTTCAGTCACAGTCATTTTCTTCATATACCTCCAATATTCCCCATATGGAGAAAAAATAAACCCTATGTTGGCAAATATTAACCGGTCCTCGAAGACCGACATGGGTTTTGATGCAAAAGCCACATCGTTGGACTTGAACACCTCGGTCACCACGGAGGCGGATGAGATGAGGAGGAATTTGAAAGAGCCGAAGCGTAGGAATAGCAACGGGCCATACTTTAGGGCAAGTTTTTGGAAACAAATATGGACGTATTTGGTGAGAAGGTGGATGTGACCGACAAGCGGAAGAGCAGGTGGGCTTGGCAGGGGGCGGAGATGGGTGGCTCCGGCGGGTTTAGATTTCTTGAAGAAGAATTGAAGGAGAAGTGTTGAGGAGAGGCagaggaggaagagaaaaaCATAGTATTGGGCGTCAATGATGGTAGTGGTGGCCATGGCTTATTAGAGTACTGGTTCAGGCTTATGGTACAACAATATTCATGACACGCATGTATTTATAGTAAAGCGAATGATTGCATTCCATATCATATTTTTCAAAGGTTAGTGCCGGCCGTCAAGGTCGTGTTCTGTTAAGATAACACCAAATTAGTTTTAATAAAATGATATACTCTTAGTTTATGTTTTGAAGTAGTATGTATATATGCCAgcaaaacattatatatatatagtgcgtgAAGGTCGTGTTTTGTTAAGATAACACCAAATTAGTTTTAATAAAATGATATACTCTTCGTTTATGCTTTGAAGTAGTATGTATATATGCCaggaaaacaatatatatatatatatgtatgtatgtatgtatggtgcGTGAACAGGGCCGGCCCTGGGCAAAAAATTATTTGGAGGTCCTTTATACTTAAAAAGcataaaatataacacatgaAATTTTTGATGCCTGGAACCTAATTTTGGGAGGCTAGGCCATCACGCCTTGAATTTTATTGGATAAAATTTACAATCAATCATTacaaaaattggaaaagaaaaaaaattctacatttttaaaattacatGACATCACATAAATATCTTAGACCTCACAacattttgagatgcaaaatcatCAATAGCAACCTCAAAGTCACACTTATTCAACATATGTTTTTCGATGCATAAGATGGCCAATCCATTCGATCTCTCTTGTGATATAGTTGATCGCAAAAAGATTTTCAACAATTTTGActtagaaaagctcctctctgctGATGCAACAGACTGGAACAATTAATAAAACTCTATAAACTATATATAAACATTTGATAtacacttacatatatataaaaatatatatattggggCCCCCAGATTGGGGGCCCTGGGGGGTCGCCCAGGCCGGCCAGTGCTCAGGGCCGGCCCTGTGCATGAAGGTCGTGTTTTGTTAAGATAACACCAAATTAGTTTTAATAAAATGATATACTCTTAGTTTATGTTTTGAAGTAGTATGTATAATGCCaggaaaacaatatatatatatatatacatatatatatatatgtatatatatatatgaaaagtcTTTGAGTCAAGTTGTAGAAAACACTGCACACATCTACTTTGAGCATTTAGCAAGCGTGAGAAATTAAAACACATCATTTACTTTGAAAAGTCGAATTCAGGTGTCCTCTAGTGTATGcatcaatatatttttcaattgctgcccttattatttaattattagaATTCAAGGACAATTTGACCGtcctaataaaataaattatatgttttaCATAGGCCTGGTAAGGTTGAACAGGAAAACAGATAACGACATTTATGTAATGAAAATATTAATCTAGCCAAGGGGGACTGATTTTTCTGCGAAAGTGTTTATCTATCACCAAATTCCATGTATAACTTGACAGATGACTTAGAGATGTCGTGTCAaggattattttatttaattacttGACAACATTGACATTTGACATACGTGCGTCCAATtttcgattccaatgaaaacatatttcttaacgatattttaaaaaaaataaaacttataGGTTTCAAAgcaatttatttattctatatgttgaatatatgtgtgtgtccaGGTGAGGAGgtgacacatatatatattaggtaTTTATGTGCAATGCAtgatttttaattagtttaaggaaacatatataaatagatATTAATTTTCAATGCTCAAATAGTATCACCTAGAGATTTTGACCATTGGCAATTGCGACTCGAATTCATACATCGCTGGAATTCCGTGGGACCAACATCTCTCGATTTGAATCCCATGTTTTAGGACCAACTCTCTTAATTCCTTTTTTAGCggaatatgcatatatatatatatatatatatatatatatatatatatatatacatatagaaatTCTCCTGTGCAGATGTAAAATGTGAATCACTCTTTAACTATTAATTTGGAAATGTGATTCCCAAAATACTGAGTCCCATATCCACACCTTTAAAAAGTGGTCCGCATTTTAAACCTGCGTAGGAGAATTCCTACACTACAAGAAACAAGACATTTTGCGGCGgaaaattccgtcacaaaacgaagaaattccgtcgctaaattcATTAGTGATGGAATTGGCGGCGGAAATTATGTCGTTGCTAAATTGTTCGTCTCAAAATTTTAACGACggaatttagtgacggaaatttaTCGACGGAATTCGTGACGGAGTAGCGACGGAATAATTTTGCGACGACATATAGCGGCGGATTAGTCATTGCCAAATTAGCGACGAACTATATTTCGTCGCTAATTGGCATCGCCTTTATCGACGGATATTCTGTCGCTaatcaattaataatttttttccttatatttaatattattacgATATAATTTTAGCGACGGACATTCAGTCGCTAAGTAATTAAATaatgtttcttttattatttttaataataatataatattacttCAACGACGGAATTGTAACAAAATTCCGACGCAAAactataaatttgattttctaaaaaagtgtatttattgaaaattgaaaaatagaaTCAATTTTGTGACAAAATATTTCTGTcgttaatatttttaattattttacaatatttagtttctatattttaatattttctaaattattatcgataatataattaatattattaaattaagatacttatattaaaatgacaaaaaataatttaaaataagtaaaaattatataaaaatatctccATAACAGATTGTCAATTATCTTAAATTAAAACAGGtataacaaaataaattcaaccaACCAGgttgaacaaaaacaaaacaaattcaacCACTTAGGCTGAACAAAACAAATTCAACCACTTAGGCTGAACAAAACAAATTCAACTACCCGAGAATCTCATTCTtatcctcatcttcatcttcatcgtcatcatccTCAGCATCATCCTCGTCATCATCCACAGCATCATCATTATTATCGCGGTTTTCGACGGGGCCAACACCAGGggtttgttaggtgtaaaatacacctagttttatgggcttaaaagtattatttttctatgttgattagtgcaaaatactgcccatattggtatttttatgaacaggtactgctggagaataaattcattactggatagaatttgtaacctgttcgcAACATGTGCGGCCGCAGatcgcgggaatcagacttgtgtgattgagttgctgacgtggcaagaatagatgggccagtttagggcttgctaaagactatataaagagtgttaagctgagacaaagaggggactttactttgcgcagccgaagaccaaatattgaagagagggtgtcggcaggaaggaggagaagcaacatcaaagctgggcacatcaattcttcagtaaatttctactcttccattgatttgaacattgtccatgagtatttatactgttttaattatgagcatgtgtagctaaactcttttctagctagggtttggtgattcttctaccataaaccttgtgcacagatttgattgacaatcagactaagtttaattctttgttctctggattgattgcttatttcctatttttatgcatgcctgatcaacatcataattttagaaattgttagttaaacatattcggctgaccatgacccggtgtttgacgaagtaacaagaacttgcgtaagatccaagttttgggaacataggacataattgattgggtaatagaccattatcctagattgtgcaactgtcgatttcctagtgcttatgcttgtcttaggaaactcttaggatagaccaaccaagactcctttgataagaaaagatcttgcaactggaccaaagtcaggatcgttgtttagggaaatctaattgactgcagctggaccaaggcctttcaattgacattgttagacttttaaattgtgtgattgcatattaatctgtgtgcacaggtggaggtagttggcaagccaaacccaagctagtttttcatcaattgatatttagttaaatttttattgctagttaatattagaagctctgatatttatttacactattgttagcagttatagttggtaattaatacagtcctcgtggattcgacccctttcactattatactgtcagttggcacgtacacttgcgattgggataaacccgttggtattgagttgcaagtatttcttgcaataaaaagtatcgaacaagtttttggcgccgttgccggggactgttaagtttattatcggttgtttcttacggcaatagtgtgtatttacttatttatttagttgatttatcctactgaaacttactttaaaaaaaaaaaaaaaaaatttcttgtgcAGGTCCAGAATTGTTGCTTACATTGCATGGTCAATactcgttctcaacatcaaccattagaagaatttgacccagaaattgaaagaactgcTAGAGCTTTGAggcaaagaaacatggctgaaaatccaCACAATAGAGAGATTcaaattgctggtggtgctgggaatgcTGGGGGTAATGTGCgtatacccatgatgaacagatatatcccgcagaacattgcccagccatcatgtattacatatcaacctacgggAGCTGCCAATGTCAGCCTGTCGCCTCAACTGCTGAattctgtaccacattatgaggggcggtttgatgaagatccacaccaacatctgaaggattttactgatctttgtcgaactcaacacatgacagggatgtCTACTGACAATCTGAAACTGGTACTCTTCCccttcactcttagaggaggagccaagatgtggtacaactctattgaagcaggtactattggcacgtgggagcagatggcaactAAGTTTTTAAGGGAATTTTTCCCAGCCCATAGAACTAAGCAGCTGGCGCGAgaaattcagaattttcagcaaaaagatggtgatttattctatgaggcttggaaagattttaagagccgcttaactcgttgcccaactcataatctgcataaggatgatgttgtgctgcacttctatgaagggttgaatgagattaatagaATGAAGGTCgattcagcttgtaatggagtgttaaTGAGGAAGagtagtgaggaagcgatggagctattcgaagaattgagcgaagactctcaacaattttctacacgaggtagaagctcaacaaggaagcaaggcatgtacgaagtcagtaccgacactatggtacaagctgagatgggaaatatcaatcgaaaaattgacatgattgttgaagccatgaagggaatgaatgtgaaagctTCGGTGCCAACAAAGCCAGTTACTGTGTGCGCTATTTGTTCAAATCAtgatcatgtgactgaagcctgtccattgacttctatgacggaccaagaacaagccaattacttggggcaaggcAATTTCAACATGAGGAATCAAGCTTATCCATGgcgtaatcacccaaatttctcatggaggaatgaacaaaATATGGCTGAAACAGTagctcctgcacagcaaccagcaaagaggagtgacttggagaccacaatgatgcaattcatgcagcaaacaactcaagccattcaaaagttggagacccaagtgggacaaatggctaaggagatgagtgaaagaaagaagggagagttaccttcacagcccttgaataacccagctgggcaactAGAACAATTGAAAGCTGTCACTACTCtcagaagtggcaagcaaatcaacaagacagagcaactgcaaacagagtctacaaactgcagtaaagctacagacagggtacaaacgggccgcaaaactgcaccagtggagacacaggaatgggaaagagatcctccaccttttccgcaaaggtttgccaaaaagaaaacagattCTAAAGCattagatatttttgagaaattaCGTAAGgtggaaattaatattccattgcttgatgctattaaacaaattccatcttatgctaaatttcttaaagaatgttgtactcaaaagagaaaatttgctgctcatgaaaaaattgctttgaaagaagaggtcagtgctgtgttgttaaataaactcccaccaaagctcaaggatcctggtaattttaccataccatgtaaagtgggaaatcaattttttgaaaaggcattgcTGGACCTAGGGGCcagcattaatttgttaccttactctgtttatgaaaaacttgggttaggagagcttcaagagacttctataacactgcaactagctgaccgtagtgtcaaaagacccaaGGGGATTTTAGAGGATGTCTTGGTAACTGTGAATGACTTGATCTTacctgctgattttgttgtgttggatatggaggatagtcctagatcctcatctttacctattattcttggacgaccttttatggttaccgctgacatgaatattagtgTGAGAAAggggactgtaactatgcaggtgaatgacaaagaattggaatttcgtgtgtttgatgctctcaaatctcatgatgatcatagtgattgttttaatagTGATACTATACATGATCTTGAGAGTGAGGTGTTTCAGGTTACTAGTATTGATCCagttgaagcagtggtggcgtctggtttgaatgagaaaacaatttCTGAAGGAATTTTGGAGAATGATGACCATATAGAGGAGGTTATCCAAGCATTCCAATTGAACCAGCCCTATGGTGGTAAGATTACTCCTCCTTTTGAGCAACTGACGCCTACTAATACATCTTTTGTTCCTTCAACAGTTAAAGCACCTAATTTGGAGCTGAAGCAGTTACCTAGTCACTTAAAGTACATCTATTTGGGTGATAACAACACTGTACCGGTGATAGTAGCTGCGAGTCTAAGCTTGGGggaggaagaaaagttgatcCAAATTTTGAGGAAGCATAAGACAGCTCTTGGGTGGACCATCGCTGACATAAAGGGGATTAGCACATCTAGGTGTATGCACCCGATTTTATTGGAGAATGATGCAAAGCCCACTAGAGAGGCACAAAGGCGATCGAATCTACATATGAAAGATGTTATCAAAGCTGGAGATAAGCGTCGCTTGCAActaaacgagcttgaagaattgcaGCATGAAGCCTATGTGAATGCAAAGTTATATAAGGAGAGAGCCAAGAGGCACTCtgacaagaagcttgtgcgGAAAAAATTTTCTGTTGGgcagaaggtgctggtgtacAACTCTCAGTTGAAACTTTTTCCGGGAAAGCCCAAATCAAAATGGCATGGCCCgtatgtgatacaagctgtgttccctcgtggtgcattagagttaaaacatcaagattctgatcacacattcaaggttaatgaccatcgagtgaagccttattgggaaAATGTACAAAGTAccgtggatgaagtggtatatctccactcAACTGATCTCTGACAGCGTTCAAGACTATgtccggctgaagacaataaatttagcacttcatgggaggtaacccatgtggaaggGAAGCATAATTTTGACAAGtaaatcagctaagtctctcttccttttcgttcacttcattttgttatttattttcgtcATCACAAATTGtcgttttgttctttctttttaaacattgaggacaatgtcaacttcaagtttgggggagagggaatttgcttttgccgaaaattttccgaaagtttttgaaattgttttgagaagagaattggcatacttgtgcttaattgttatgaagtgcttttgagactgatggtgtgattatttgcataatcttttgcaatgaatgtctacttagtttacacattatttgcATCACCAAGTAacttgtgaggagccttcagaaaattttgtgtgctatgaatttcatgactgtgtatagctagaacttgcattagaccatctgaagtaaatactatgtttttgttctttgaaagtgatgaaggcattctttgtcaattttggcctaccttgGACCTTACCTCTGTTCTCATTCCTTTGATTGCATATTATTCTCTTGCAATAAACCTTCCCATCTTTGTGATGTGTTATGCATctttcataagtcataaaaatagaatTCATCATGAGACTATCGTTTGGAAGGTGATTGATAAGATGAGGAGGAGTTTAAGTGTGGTGTTTGAAAGAAGGCAGTTCTGAATATTAAAAGATGTGTATAACAGAGTTCTGGGGAATTTGCAACCTGTTTGTAACCTAAGTGCTACATGAAGCTCACAcaaaaattggagactcaaATCTGAAGCagccagttaaaaaaaaaaaaacaaaaaaaaaaaaaaaaagaaaaaaaagaagaaagagagaagctgaagtctctcaagaaaaaaaattctaataaggtTTGCTCATGATTCAAGATCTATCTATGGTTACTAGAGGTTGAAAGCAGCAGAGATTTGAagctcaacagagggagatgtttgatttgattcgtgaCAGGACCTCCTTACTctgattttatttggttgatatgttGATGATCTGATTAGTTTTGGTGATACtctgacttgttagtttggaggagtggaagctcttgttattctattatgttggttggttagatggagttaggattagtcttatgatggatgcctatttttgagactctatggtatatggcatgatcatcacatgttttgtttgaaccgTACCTTTATCTAGCCTATGCTATTCCTTGAAGTTTATCCTTGTTACATTGAACTTacttgtgattggattatgatgactttagtttgaatccaatttatatttattttgtgcatttttgagccttccttagccaaatttcttgctcccaataaagtccttctgattcattgaatgagaattttagtgtgaagtaaggttGGTGGACATGCAAGCATATGACTGCAGGTTATGAGTTCATACGAGAGTAAACACCAcccttatacacttgagtgaaaattttcttctatatattatgtgtgtaccttggtgagggtgtgCGAAAATAATTGTGTAGACtaaagtggttgtgagcagagttGAGGCGGTGCAACTTTCTACCGGATGTCAAgattgcattgaaataatgagagagtacttgtagtgccaattcttgattgaagtttttcaactgatgtttaaaggatttaaactttcttttgattgattgcttgcttgaggacaagcagggttgaagtttgggggattttgttaggtgtaaaatacacctagttttatgggcttaaaagtattatttttctatgttgattagtgcaaaatattgcccatattggtatttttatgaacaggtactgctggagaataaattcattactggatagaatttgtaacctgttcgcaacctgtgcggccgcagatcgcgggaatcagacttgtgtgattgagttgctgacgtggcaagaatagatgggccagtttagggcttgctaaagactatataaagagtgttaagctgagacaaagaggggactttactttgcgcagccgaagaccaaatattgaagagagggtgtcggcaggaaggaggagaagcaacatcaaagctgggcacatcaattcttcagcaaatttctactcttccattgatttgaacattgtccatgagtatttatactgttttaattatgagcatgtgtagctaaactcttttctagctagggtttg is a genomic window containing:
- the LOC119985814 gene encoding cytochrome P450 705A5-like; translation: MATTTIIDAQYYVFLFLLCLSSTLLLQFFFKKSKPAGATHLRPLPSPPALPLVGHIHLLTKYVHICFQKLALKYGPLLFLRFGSFKFLLISSASVVTEVFKSNDVAFASKPMSVFEDRLIFANIGFIFSPYGEYWRYMKKMTVTELLGSKQLQRSHNVRREELHRYLKKVLEKAQESEVFSLGTELMKLTNNTICRMALSTRCSEEDNEAEKIKELIDGSLELGMKLAMVNMAGPLKKLGVWMYGKEDREINRKCDELLERIWKEHEERAKRDGGVDREDKDLMDILLEAYHDEKAEFKINKNQIKAFILDLFLAGTSTSTDSMEWVMANLINHPEVMKKAREEIDSVVGNKRLVEETDLPNLPYLQAVVKETLRLYPPGPLLPRRTHEACELRGFDIPRDIMVVFNFYAIMRDPEAWENPNEFIPERFLSSNKEKAHQNFNFVAFGAGRRMCPGATLALTLMNTTVASMVQCFDWKVGKDGDRVNMEPQAGLHLKLAEPLQCRPILRFHPFSC